The Arthrobacter oryzae DNA window TGTTCCTGCGGCCGGCGCTCAGTTCGCTGTTCGGGGCACCGGCGCCGCGGCCGGCCATCCGGGCCAGGCTGGCGGAGCCGGTGGAATCACCCGAGGGCAAGCACCAGCTCCGGCGCGGCAGGCTCCTTCCGGACGGCACGGTCCGGCTGGAGGGGGGAGCGGGCTCGCATCTCGTTCACGCCCTGGCCAGTTCCAACGCCCTGATCCATGTCCCGGTGGGGACATCTGCGCTCTCCGCGGGCGCAGAAGTGGAAGTATGGACGCTGTGAATAATGAAGAAACTGCTGCCGGCCTGACGCATCTGCGCCGGGACGGGACAGCCCAGATGGTTGATGTTTCCGGCAAGGCCGAAACTACGCGGGAGGCTACAGCCACCGCCACGGTCCGCACCACCGCGGAAGTGCTCGCCCTCCTGGGCGCGGGGGACCTGCCGAAGGGCGATGCCCTGGCCGTTGCCCGCGTGGCCGGAATCATGGCGGCAAAGAAGACCCCCGAGCTCATCCCGTTGTGCCACCCGTTGCCCATCTCCAAAGTCACCGTCGACTTCGAACTGGGCCGGGACTCCGTCGCGGTGCTGGCGACCGTCAAGACCCGCGGCGTCACGGGCGTCGAAATGGAAGCGCTCACCGCCGCCTCGGTGGCGGCGCTGAGCGTGTACGACATGATCAAAGCAGTGGACAAGCACGCCGTGTTGACCGACATCAGGGTGCTGGCCAAAAGCGGCGGCAAGAGCGGGGACTGGACAGCATGAACAGCTTTGGACAGCAGCCCGAACCGCACCGCCACGGAGAGGCCACCGGCCGGAAGGCCGGCGTCGTCATTGCCTCCAACCGGGCCGCAGCGGGCATCTACCGCGACGAAACCGGTCCGGTGATCACCGACTGGCTGACGGAGCACGGCTTCGAAACGTTCCCGGCCATGGTGGTGCCCGATGGCGAACCCGTGGGCGCAGCGCTGCGCGCCCTGCTGACGCAGCATCCCGCCGTGATCATCACCAGCGGCGGAACCGGGCTGAGCCCCGATGACCTGACCCCGGAGATGACGGTCCCCCTGCTGGACCGCGAGATTCCCGGGATCATGGAGGGCATCAGGCAGGCCGGCCTCGCGAAGACGCCCATGGCAATGCTAAGCCGCGGACACGCCGGCGCGGCCGGACGGACCTTCATAGTTAACCTTCCCGGATCACCCAAAGGCGTTATGGACGGCCTGAGCGTGCTTGATCCGGTGATCAGCCACCTTTGCGACCAATTGGAAGGCAGCCATGAGCACTGAAACCGGATTTGAGATAGTGAATGCCGTGCTGAGCGCGGAGCCCATCTCCGTGGCGCAGGCCATCGCCGCTGTGGAATCGGACACGGCGGGCGCCGTCGTCAGCTTCAGCGGCGTAGTCAGGAACCACGACGGCGGCAAGCCGGTTGAGCGGCTCAGTTACAGTGCGCATCCCACGGCCCACCAGGTGATGGCCGACGTCGTCGCCCGGCTCGTCGCCGAACATGCGGGCGACGGCGGCGAAACAGTGCGGATCTGGGCCGCGCACCGGGTGGGCATGCTGGAAATCGGCGACCCCGCCCTGGTGTGCGCCGTGTCCGCCTCTCACCGCGGCCAGGCGTTCGAGGTGTGCTCGGAGCTTGTTGACCGGATCAAGGCGGAGGTGCCCATCTGGAAGGAACAGTTCTTCAGCGACGGGACCGTTGAATGGGTCGGGGCCGGGGCGTAAGGAAGTCCGGGGCCGGAGCCTAGTAACCTCCCGTCCCGGTTCAACCCGGCGGCCGGCCCGACGGTAGGGTTAAGTCCATGACCGAACAACTTGCCGTCGCCGTCCTGGGCGCGAACGGGCGCATGGGCGCCGAGGCCGTGAAAGCCGTGGAAGCGGCCCCCGACATGAAGCTTGTAGCGGCCCTTGGACGCGGTGATTCCCTGGATGAACTGGTCACCGCCGGCGCCCGCGTTGTGGTGGACCTGACGGTTCCGGAAAGCACCGAAGCGAACGTCCGTTTCGCCGTCGAACACGGCATGCACGCCGTCGTCGGCACCACCGGCTGGGATGCCGGCAGGCTCGGCGAACTTGAGGAACTGCTAGGCCGGAGCGCCGGCGTGGGCGTGCTCATTGCCCCGAACTTCGCGCTCGGTTCCGTGCTGGCGTCGGCCTTTGCCGCCAAGGCCGCCAAATACTTCGAATCGGTGGAAGTTATCGAGCTGCACCACCCGGACAAGGTTGACGCACCGTCCGGCACCGCGGTCCGCACTGCACAGCTGATCGCAGCCGAACGCGCCGCCGCCGGCATCGGCGCCAGCCCGGACGCCACCACCAGCGAACTTGCCGGTGCCCGTGGCTGCGAAGTGGACGGCATCCGCGTCCACAGCGTGCGCCTCCGCGGCCTGGTGGCCCACCAGGAAGTCCTCCTTGGTGGCCCGGGGGAACAGCTGACCCTACGCCACGACTCCTTCGACCGTGCCTCTTTCATGCCGGGCGTGCTGCTGGGAGTGCGGAACGTTGCCGGCCACCCCGGGCTGACCGTGGGCCTGGACGGCTACCTGGACCTCGGAGTCTGACGGCAATGGGCAACGTCCTCGCCGGCCTGAAGAAGAACCGCACCAAGATCTGGGTCGGCGCGGTAACGCTCCTGCTGGTCTTCTACCTGGTGGTGTCCTTCCAGCGCTCCGTGCTGCTCATCACCGACCCCAACCCTGTGGCGAAGGCCATTGGCGCCGCCTACCTGATCCTGCCCGTGATCGGCGCCTGGGCGCTGGTCCGCGAACTGATGTTTGGTGCCCGGACGGAGCAGATGGCCAAGGTCCTCGAAGCGGAAGGCGGCCTGCCTGTCGACAACCTGCAGCGCACCCCCGCCGGAAGGATCGTGCGGGAATCCGCGGACGCCGAGTTTGAAAAGTACCGGACAGAAGCAGAATCAGCGCCGGAGGACTGGCGCTCGTGGTTCCGGCTCAGCTGCGCCTACGATGCCGCAGGAGACCGCAAGCGCGCCCGGGCCTCCATGCGTGATGCCGTGAAGCTGTTCCGCGGGGGCGGCAGCCCCGCCTAGCGGACGCCCGACCGCTGGTAGCGGCCCACCTCGCTGGCTGCGTGGGCCACCCACTCCAGCGGCCCCCGCCAGCTGAGCACCGCGACCGACCCTCCGATGAGCACCGCGGTCAGCGCCTGGGCCGCATACACGCCTTCCTCAGTCCACCCGGCCGGCAGCGGCTGCAGGTACATGGCGGCCACCAGGCAAACATGCGCCGTGTACAGGCTGAGGGTCATGGCACCTGCACCCCGCAGCGGCAGCAACAGGTCCAGGGCGAGCCATTCGCCCAGCCTCCCCAGCAGCAGGCAGGCACCCACCACGGCGGCGGCCACGGCGGATGTATGGAGCAGGTCCAGCGTGGTGCCCGAGTGCGGCGCGCTGCTCGCAAGCCACCACCACGAGCCGGACTGATCGATCCCCGCAAGATTCACCTGCAGGAGGCTGTCCAGTGGGTAACGGGGGTCCGCCAGCCGGGCCTGCAGCGCTTCCTTGCCGCCCCACGCATCCATCGCCAGCACGCCCAGCCATTTGGCCAGCACGGCCACCACGGTTCCGCCGGCCAGCAGCAGCACCTGGATGGTTGCCTTCGCCAGTGCCAGCCGCCCGATCAGCAGCCCGATCAGCAGGTAGCTCAGCCACTGCAGGACGGGGTAGTAGCCGGTCAGGAAGATATCCCCGAGCAGGCGCCCTGGCGTGGCGAGGTCGTCCCAGTTGGGGTTGTGGCCCAGCTTGAGCGCCGGGGAAGGTGCCAGGAGCCACGGCCGCAGCAGGTAGGCCAGGACCGGCGAACCCACCACCCAGCCGGCAGCCAGCGCACAGAGCGGTTTGATGCCGAGCCC harbors:
- the moaC gene encoding cyclic pyranopterin monophosphate synthase MoaC — encoded protein: MDAVNNEETAAGLTHLRRDGTAQMVDVSGKAETTREATATATVRTTAEVLALLGAGDLPKGDALAVARVAGIMAAKKTPELIPLCHPLPISKVTVDFELGRDSVAVLATVKTRGVTGVEMEALTAASVAALSVYDMIKAVDKHAVLTDIRVLAKSGGKSGDWTA
- a CDS encoding MogA/MoaB family molybdenum cofactor biosynthesis protein → MNSFGQQPEPHRHGEATGRKAGVVIASNRAAAGIYRDETGPVITDWLTEHGFETFPAMVVPDGEPVGAALRALLTQHPAVIITSGGTGLSPDDLTPEMTVPLLDREIPGIMEGIRQAGLAKTPMAMLSRGHAGAAGRTFIVNLPGSPKGVMDGLSVLDPVISHLCDQLEGSHEH
- a CDS encoding molybdenum cofactor biosynthesis protein MoaE: MSTETGFEIVNAVLSAEPISVAQAIAAVESDTAGAVVSFSGVVRNHDGGKPVERLSYSAHPTAHQVMADVVARLVAEHAGDGGETVRIWAAHRVGMLEIGDPALVCAVSASHRGQAFEVCSELVDRIKAEVPIWKEQFFSDGTVEWVGAGA
- the dapB gene encoding 4-hydroxy-tetrahydrodipicolinate reductase; this translates as MTEQLAVAVLGANGRMGAEAVKAVEAAPDMKLVAALGRGDSLDELVTAGARVVVDLTVPESTEANVRFAVEHGMHAVVGTTGWDAGRLGELEELLGRSAGVGVLIAPNFALGSVLASAFAAKAAKYFESVEVIELHHPDKVDAPSGTAVRTAQLIAAERAAAGIGASPDATTSELAGARGCEVDGIRVHSVRLRGLVAHQEVLLGGPGEQLTLRHDSFDRASFMPGVLLGVRNVAGHPGLTVGLDGYLDLGV
- a CDS encoding heparan-alpha-glucosaminide N-acetyltransferase domain-containing protein yields the protein MTSRGTASPSRTAPGTTKTTRLTGIDAARGLALLGMMATHLLPTFEADAQLTPTWIGLTFSGRAAALFAVLAGIGLALSTGKQRPLQGQELSGARRGIALRALVIAVVGLFLGGLEVNVAVILVHYAVLFLCVLPFIGLGIKPLCALAAGWVVGSPVLAYLLRPWLLAPSPALKLGHNPNWDDLATPGRLLGDIFLTGYYPVLQWLSYLLIGLLIGRLALAKATIQVLLLAGGTVVAVLAKWLGVLAMDAWGGKEALQARLADPRYPLDSLLQVNLAGIDQSGSWWWLASSAPHSGTTLDLLHTSAVAAAVVGACLLLGRLGEWLALDLLLPLRGAGAMTLSLYTAHVCLVAAMYLQPLPAGWTEEGVYAAQALTAVLIGGSVAVLSWRGPLEWVAHAASEVGRYQRSGVR